DNA sequence from the Halococcus salsus genome:
CCGAGTGGATGCTCAGCGCGGCCGAGAGGACGTCCGGGTCGGAGAGATGTGGGGCGGCACCCGCGTACGCCGACACACCGATGTCCTCGAGACGGGCCGCGGTCGCGACGAACGCGGGAACGGTCCCGTATCCGAATTCGTACTCCGCTTCCCGAACGGGAGTGCCGCCGAGGTCGTCGATCGTCGTAGTCAGCGCCTCGACGTGCGCCTTCTCGTGATCACGGATTGCCTCAAACTGCTGGTACGTCGAGTAGCGGAGCGTCGGTCGCGCGAAGTACTGCGCGACCTCGGAGCGTTCGACCTCGCGTTCGGAGAAGCGTCCGCCGCTCGACGCCAGCGCGTCCCGGTAGAACGCGTGTTCGAGGTGTTCGAGCGAAAGCGCGTAGTTCAGTACGTCGATGTCGCTCGGGGACGTGTCGTCCGGAAGTTCGACGGTATCCGATCCTGCATAGCCGTGCTCCCCGGACTCGTCCCGTTCCCAGTAGAGGGAGGCGCTCGTCTCGTCGCCGGTGAACCCTGCCCCATCCGTCGGGAAGGTCAGAACGAGGTCGTCGGTCCCATCGCCGTCGACGTTCTCGACCACACCGTCGTCGACTGGTCGAACACCGCCACCGTTCGCGAGCAGGTCTGTCGTTCCGAAGCGGTATCTGACGGCACGCTCGGTCGGGTCGAACGTCACGCGCTCCCCGTCCCTGTCCGTGAACGTGGTCGCGCGAACCGCGACCGTCGTTCGACCGTCCTCGCCGGTCCCGACCCGATTTCGTTCCGATCCGGGTTCGACGTCGATGTCGAGTTGGTCCGGGAAGTGAGCCGCGGCGACGCCGCTCATCGTGGGGAGCGCGACGGCGGTCGCGGCCGTTCCGAGAGCGAGCTTGACGAACTGACGACGGTCGGTGTTCGCCGACGACGGTCGGAGCGATGGTGGCAGGTTCATGGTCGTTTCGGACCCCATCTCAGGGATCGATCGAGGGTTCGAGCGAAGCGAGGTCGTGCTTTCTGGCTTGAACGTCGAAACGAAACACCAGCAAAGCGACGTGACATCGACAGTACGATATCTGGTACGTCGCTGACTCGCGGCCTCGATACGACGGCGGTGTAGCTCCTTCGTTCGAAGCGACCCACCGACTACCTCGTCAGGTGCGTGACCGACCGCTTGCGACAGACCAGCATTCGCGGAGCCCGACGGCGAGCAGGACGGCCGCCGCGCCCGCCGCGGCGAGGTCCTGCACGAACAGGGGTATCGACCACGCGACCGCGAAGGTGACACCGGCCGCGACGACGTAGACGGTCTGCATCAGTCCGACCGCGACGACCGCGCCGGAGGTATCGGCAGCGCTGACGTGGGTTCCCGCTACGACGGCGGTCTCGGCGACGGTGTGAAGCGTCAGCAACACCGCTGCGGTCACCCCGACCACGCCACCCGCGATGTACGCGCCGGCGAGCGCCATGCCCTCGACGAACTGGTGAAGCGTCAACGCACCGGTGGTCGAGAGGGCTACCGTTCTGTCGTCGGCACGCACCTGCCGCGAGAGCCCTATCGCGCCGACGACCCCCATCGCGCCGGCCAGCAGCGTGAGTCCGGGCTTCGATGACCCAAGCGGGAGCAACACGAGGACACCGACGAGGGTCAGCCCGACCCCGAGTGCGCCGGAGAATCCCTTCCCGCCGAACCGATCCGATGGATGTCGAGCTCGGGCGACGACCACTCCGACCCCACCGAGCGAGCCCACGAGGGCCGACCCGAGCACGAGGATCGGGAAGCGAAAGCCGACGGTGGCCTCCGTGGACGGGACGTGCGCCGCCGCGAGGAACGGTATCGCGCCGAGCGCGGCGACCCCGACGAGCGACGATGCACCCACCCGAATCCCCCATCGGTCGGTGTCGACGCCGAGTCCGTTGGGGAGTCTCATCGGTGGAGTGCCTCAATCGCCCGACGCCTTCGCGGACGGCGTGTCGACCCGAACGACGCAGGACCTCGGCTCCTGGCTCATCCGGTCGGCCCGAACGAGGTTCCCCGTGAGCGCGAGTATCGTGACGCCGAAGAAGATCATCCCCACCGGGGAGGCGAGGTCGATGAACAGCCAGTAGAGCGGCATCGCGGTGGAGGGACCGAGGAGGACGACCGCGAACTCCGCGAGCACGGGGCCACAACAACAGCACGCGTTCGGAGCCGACAGCGCGAGCGCGCCCGTGATGGCGTTCGTCGTCGTATCGTTCTCCCCGGCGTCGGCTCCGTCGCCCTTCCAGAAGTGGGCGATTGCCGCCCCGTTCAATCCGACCAGCCCACCGAGCAGCCCGACGAAGAGGACGACACCGGGCGAGAGCGCCGCCCGGAACGGCACGTACGGCGGCGTCGCGAACAGGTCCGGCGGCAGGATGGCTTCGAGGACGGGTGTGACGAACGGGAGCCTGGGAACGAAGAGTTCGAGCGCGGGCCAGGTCGCCAGCGGCGCGAGGATCGGGAATATCTCCAGGTCGATCCGGGTCCACGAGAGCCCGACGCCGTCGTCGATGGCGAAGCTCAGCATTCCCGAGGAGAAGAGGAAGAAGACGGCGGCGAGGAGCGCGATCCCGGCACCGAAACGGCGTGCGAGACGGTCATTCCGGAGGTCGGCGAGCAGGTGGCGACAGTCACGCCAGAAGATGTAACCCACCGTCACCGGCAGCGCGAGTTCGAGGAGATAACCCACCGGGTTGGTCGGGCCGTAGAGCCCGAGCGCGTCCATGACCGCCGAGTAGGTTATCCAGAGCCCGAGGATGATGCCGAGGATCGCGTACCGGGGGCGCGAGGGCCATCGAAGCTGGACCGCGACGAAACTGCCGGTCAGCACGAGCGCGCCGACGAGGAGGGTCGCCGGGTAGAAAGCCGCCTCCGGGATCGGCGACTGTGAGACCGAGAACGACTGGATCTGCGAGAGCTGTACCAGCCCCACGCCGCCGGCCGCGACGAGCACCAACCCGGCGAAGACCCCGTAGACGGCGTATCGGTCCCGACCCGTGTCGAGGGTCCGACCGAGGTAGATGCTGGCGGCGACGACGACGAGCCCGGTGACGAGCGGGAGCAGCGACGCCCACTGGACGATCCTGACCGTCCCGCCGTGGGCCGACGCGAGCGGGACGAGCTGGAGCGCACCGACGAGTATCGCCGCCCGGAGACCGCCACGAGCCAGCAGCCCCAGATCCGACGATAGATCGAACCCTCTATTCATCGTGTCGTGCGAAGCCATTGGATACTACCGGAGAAGAGTGTGTTGTCTTCGCTATTAGTCCGACGGGGGTCGTCCCGGACACCGAGAAAAACGGACCCGACCCGGAGTCATCGTCCATCCTCCGACGGGAGGGGGAGGACTGGAAATAGTGTTCTGGTGCGCCCATCGAAAACCGCTCCGACGCGCTGGAGGGGTCGAGTTCGACCTCCCTCAATTGGCATCCCTCACGGAACGGTTAAATACGTAGAGCGACTTCTATATGGCTGATTCTACCAGCGTTAGTATCCCTCTGACCTGTCGAGAATTGGGAGAGACGATGAAACCCTTCGAAACGAGCAGTGGCAGCAGAACCGATACGCGGACCGTTGACGAACGCTCGAAGCGGGCGTCCCGTTCGCCGGCAGTGACCCGTACGGACGGGCCGATCGATGGAGGAAGGTGGCGATGAGTACGGTTCAGGCTCGGCCGGTCCCGGAGCGCGACGCCTCGACGCTGCTCCGCGAGATCACGCTCTCGCGCGTGGTGGCGCTCCAGTTGGCGTTCGTCGGGACCCTCGGTTTCGTGCTCTCGCTCGGGGTATTCGGCCGGGTCTTCGAGCTGGTCACCGGGCAGTCGCTCGTCAGTGTGAACCAGTTCGTCTCCGTCGGAGCGGTGAGCGGGCTGCTGGGAACGCTGGTGGTGGTCGTACTGGCCGTCGTGATCGTCCTCCCGCACGAGTTGCTCCACGGACTCGCGATCTCGTACTATGGGGGAAAACCGCGTTACGGCGTCGGTCTCGCGCACTTCCTGCTACCCTACGCCTACGCGACGGCCGACCACCGGTTCACCCGCAACCAGTTCGTCGTCGTCGCGCTCGCGCCGCTCGTGGGTCTCACGGTTCTCGGCGTCGCGCTGATGGCCGCCTTCGAGTGGTCGTGGCTGATCGTCCCGCTAGCCGCGAACGCCGGTGGGGCCGTCGGTGACTGCTGGATGGTGCTGACCGTGCTCGGCTATCCGGCTCACACGCGCATCGAGGACGGCACGACCGGGCTGCGGATCCTCGGTACCCGAACCGACAGTTCCCAGGGTCACTGGCTCACGACCGCCCTCTGGAGCGTCGCTATCGGGACGGCCGTCGTCCCGATCGGCGTCTACCTCGTCGGACCGTTCGCCCTGCTCGCGCTCGGGATCGAATCGCTGACCGTCGGATGGCCCGGAACGGTCACGCTACTCTTCGAATCGACGGCCACGCCGATGTCGTACTCGTTCTCGGTCGGACCCGGGAGCTTCCTGCTCGGCGCTATCCTCGGCGCGGTCTACGCGTTGGTCCGCTCCCGATAGCGCCGTTCGTTCCGTTTCTGTAACGGTTCATCGCGAACCGACTGGAACGAGCCCGGAGATATCCTTATGCGAAAGACAGGCGCAAAACCCGGTCCTTGAGGGCGGGGATACGCGCCGTCAGCTTTGTCGCGGATGTTCGCAACTGCTGGCTACCTGCCGATGGCTGGCCGGATATTCGTTGTCAATTCGTGACCGGTGGGTTCATGTTTACGAGCTTCATAACCGCTTATGGAGACAGATGCCGACGCGAACCATCCGAACGTTCGAAGCCACCATCCTGAACCAACGACAGGTTCGGGACGACCTCGACCAACTCGGCTGGGCCGCGTCGAAGCTCTGGAACGTCGGTCGCTACTACGCACAGGGCATGTGGGACGACACGGGCGAGATTCCCGATGACGGGGAACTCAAACGCGAACTCAAAGGCCACGAACGCTATACGGACCTTCATTCCCAATCCAGTCAGCGCGTTCTCGAAGAACTCGCTGAAGCGTTCAACGGCTGGTTCGCAAAGCGTCGGAACGGCGACGACCGTGCCCGACCGCCCGGCTACCGCAAACACGGCGATTCGCACCCACGCTCCACGGTGTCGTTCAAGGCGGCTGGCTTCAAACACGACGCACAGTACCAGCGCGTTCGCCTCTCGAAAGGCCGGAATCTCAAGGAACACCGTTCGGACTTCGTGCTCTGTGAGTACAAAACCCGACCCGATGTGGACCTCACCGAGTGGGACATCCAGCAGGTCCGGGCCGTCCACAAACGCGGCGAGTGGCGACTCCAATTCGTCTGCCGAACGACGATTGACCCTCAACCGCCGGGCGACGAGGTTGCCGGAATCGACCTCGGAATCTGCAACTTCGCCGCCGTCTCGTTCGGTGGCGATTCACTGTTGTATCCCGGTGGCGCACTCAAAGAGGACGAATACTACTTCGCCAAGAAGCGTGCGGAGTGTGACGACTCGTTCTCCCGTGAGGCCCGCCGTCTCGACCAGAAGCGCACTGACCGCCGCACGCACTTTCTCCATACCCTCTCGAAAGAGATTGTGGCAAAATGCGTCGAACGCGAGGTCGGTACAATCGTCGTGGGCGACCTCGGCGGTATCCGCGAGGACGAAAACGGCGACCCCACCAATTGGGGCGACCACGGCAACATGGACCTCCACGGGTGGGCGTTCGACCGCTTCACGACGATGCTCGACTACAAGGCCGAAGCCGAAGGAATCGAGGTCGAAACCGTCTCCGAACGGGACACGTCGAAGTCGTGTTCGGTATGTGGTCGGTGCGACGACAGCCAGCGTGTCGAACGCGGATTGTACGTCTGTGACGAGTGCGGACTGGTCGCCAACGCCGACACGAATGGCGCAGAGAATATTCGACAAAAGGTACTCCCGAATCTCGCCACGGATGGCGGTGATAGGGATAACGGCTGGTTGGCACAGCCAGCGACCCGTCTCTTTTCACGAACGCGGGGAGCGTTTTTCCCACGTTCCGAGGCGGGTTGCGAACCCTGATATCCCACCAGCGGCAGGGAATCCTCGCCGTTCACGGCGGGGAGGATGTCAATGTTCTACGACACGAACCGGCGATATGAAACGTCGGTGGTTCGTACTGGTCGGTCTCCTCGTCATCGCGCTCCAGTCGGCGATCCTCGTCGCCTTCGGGTTCCCGTCACCCGCCGACCCGGCCACCGCTCTCCTGCTCGGCGGGATGACCCTCGCCGGGTGCTCGTTCGTCCTCGGTGGGTTCGACCGCCGCCTCGGCGGTGTCGAGTGGTACCAGTTCGTCGGGGTCGGCAACGTCCTGGTCGGGGTCTCGGTGGCTCTCGGCCAGTTGATCCCGGTTCTCACCGGGCCGACGGCGTACGACAGCAGTACGCTGCTCGCTCTCGTCGTATTCGCCGTCGTCGGTGGCGGCTCGATAGTCTTCATCGGTGCCGACTGGGTCCGCGGGGGACACCACTTCGACCTCTCGGTCTTCGAACCAGGGCCGATACTCGCCTCGGGAACGGGGAAACGGAACTGACGACCGACGACATGGCACTCGACACGCTCACATGAACACGAAGCAACGAATCCTGTTGGGACAGGGATCGACCGCCATCGCGATGGTGCTCCTGCTCTACGAGCGGATCGCGGATCCCGAACCCGCGGTACCCCGGCTGTTCGGTGTCGACTGGCTCGTCCTGGTCGCGGTCGTGATACTGCTCGTCAGCCTCGGTATCGTCCTCCGAACCCTCCACACCGAGACCGTCTCCAGCGGCACACGAACCGAGTGACCGCCTCGCGGAACGGCCGACGACGCACGTTCTGGTTCCGGATTCGAGATGCTTATCACGTCCGGGACTCGAATTTTACCAGAATGTCAAACGAGCCAGCGCGACCCGATGTCGGCCCCATCGGCGGGGAGATGGTTCGGCACGGAACCGGTGTGGATTCGAACCGCGCCTTCCCGACGAACACCTACCCCGAACACCTCGATCCGTTCGTCCTCTTCGAGCGGTTCTTCATCGAGCCCGAGCGGGGGTTTCCGATGCACGAACACGGGGGGTTCGAGATCGTCTCGTACATGATCGACGGCGGGATGGACCACGGGGACTCCCTCGGTGTCACGCACACGGCCACCGAGGGCGACGTCATGCGGATCACGGCCGGGAACGGGATCCAGCACTCCGAGTTCCCCGCCGACGGGGCCGCGTGTAGCGGGCTCCAGCTCTGGGTGAACCTCCCGCGCGAGGCCAAGGGGATCGACCCCAGCTACGACGACGCGACCGGCGACGAGCTCCCGACGGAGGTGGAGGACGGTGCCACCGTGACGACCGTCGTCGGCGACGGGTCACCGATCGAACTTCACACGCGAACGGAGTACCTCGACGTCGCGGTCACCGACCGCTGGACGTGGACGATACCGGACGGCTGGTCGGGCTTCCTCTACGGCGTCGCCGGCCGCGGGACGGTTAATGGGGAGCGGTTCGCGGAGGGAGACGTCCTCCCGGTCACGAGCGCGAGGGACGTCACCCTCGAACGCGACGGGGCGGAGGCGTTCCGCGCGGTCGCCGTCGCCGGGTCGCCACACGAGGAGCCGATCCGCGAGGGCCGTACGTCCAGTAGCCGGGCTTCCCGCCGAACGTTTTCTCCTGAATGTGTCGCGGATCCATCTCGTAGAACGGTGAGCGGTCGGGACGACGGGCGGTGCAACCACGAATCTAATACGTCGCTCCACCCTATCGACGGTATATATGACCCCGGACAGCGAACGAGGAACCGCTACGGACACCGAGCGGGCGATCATGGAGGCGACCTTTCGGGCGCTCAGCAAGCACGGCTACGTCGACCTCCGGCTGCGCGATATCGGCGACGAGTTCGAGATGACCCGCCAGTTGATCCACTACTACTACGACGGCAAGCACGACCTCATCTCGGCGTTTCTCGAATACGTGATCGAGCAGTACGAGGGCAGCGTCGCGGTCGACGAGAGCGACGACCTCTGGGCGGAGCTGGACGCCCGGATCGACCAGTGTCTCTTCGGCCCCGAGTTCGCCAGCGACTTCGACCACTGGGATCGGATGCGCGTCTACCACGAGCTGTTCTCGCAGGCCCAGAACGACGACCAGCACCGCGAGATATTCAACCGCCACTACACCAAGATCCGCCGCAGCATCACCCGCGTCATCGAACGCGGGATCGAACAGGGCGTCTTCCGGGACGTCGACCCCGAGAACACGGCGCAGTTCATCACCGACGCGATACACGCCGCACGCGGACGGCGGATCTCGCTCGGCCACGACGAAGCGCCGGAACAGATACGCCGCGCGCTTGACGAGTTCGTCATCTCCTCGCTCGCCCCGCCGGGCGAGGAGCCCGAGTTCAAGCGCGCCCGTTCGACCGCCCGAAACTGACCGTCCACGACGGCTCGACAGCCACGAGCCGACTCCCTTCTCGGGGTTTTCTTCCCTCGTTCTGCCTCCGGAGTTCAACCGTAGAGCCACTTCGGTCGGAAGGCACACCGACCGGATATCGCCCGCTCGAATCCGACTTCCGAATTTTACCGATCGGTAAACTTAATGGAACGGGTCGACAACGGACGAGGAGCACCATGACCGACTCACGACCGGCCGACAGCACCGATCAGCGAGCCGACGAGGGCCCCCCGAACCGATGAGGATCGGACGGTTCGGGGCCGACGACGACGCGGCGTGGGTGGGTGTGGTCGACGGCGAGACGGTTTACAACGTCCCGGAGGCGGCAGCCGAGATCGGTGTCGACCTCCCCGGGGGAACCGTCGACCTCCTCTCGACGTGGGGCTGGCGAGAGAAGGTCGAACTCGCCGTCGAGTACGCTGCCGAGACGGGTGAGGCGACCTACGACCTCGACTCGCTCGACCGGCACGCCCCGATCACCGACCCGGCGAAGGTGATCTGCGTCGGGTTGAACTACGCCGACCACGCCGACGAGGGCGGGTTCGAGGCACCCGACGCGCCGGTGTTGTTCTCGAAGTTCCCCACGGCGCTCACCGGACCGGGGGCGGCGATCGAGTGGGACCCGACGCTCACGGAGGCGGTCGACTACGAGGGCGAACTCGTCGCCGTCATCGGGGACCGAGCCCGGAACGTCGACCCGGAGAACGCGCTCGACCACCTGGCCGGCTACACGGTGGGGAACGACGTCTCCGCGCGCGACCTCCAGATGGCCGACGAGCAGTGGGTTCGCGGCAAGAGCCTCGACACCTTCGGCCCGATCGGCCCCGACATCGTTACCCCCGACGAGATCCCCGACCTCGGGGACCTCGACGTCTGGACCGAGGTCAACGGCGAGCGGCTTCAAGCGTCGAACACCCGTCACCTCATCTTCGGGATCGACGAGCTGGTCTCGTTCTGCTCGCGGGCCTTCACCCTCGAACCCGGCGACGTGATCTACACTGGGACGCCCGACGGCGTCGGCTACTTCAGGGACCCCCAGGTCCTGCTCGAGGACGGCGATTCGGTCACCGTGGGCGTCGAAGGGGTCGGCGAACTCCACAACCACTGCCATTCCGACCAGTAAGGCCCCCTCTCGACGAGGTCGTTTACCAACCAGTAAAATCGGCCGCTAACCCGAACGGTATATCCTTTTACTGCATGGTAAACGGTGAAGTACGATGGGAGAAATAAGCCGACTACACCACGTAACGGCGTTCGCGAGCGACCCGCAGCGGAACCTGGACTTCTTCACCGAGGTGATCGGGCTGCGGTTCATCAAGCGAACGGTTCGATTCGACATCCCCGAGGAGATCTACCACCTCTACTACGGGGACGAGGCCGGAACGGCCGGCTCGATCGTGACGTACTTCCCGGTTACGGACATGAACGAGGGCCTCGTCGGGAAGGGACAGATCAGCGCGGCCGGCCTCGTCATCCCCGAGGACTCGGTCGAGTACTGGATCGACCGCTTCGAGGAGCACGACGTCGAGCACACCGTCGAGGAACGCTTCGGCGAGACCGCGATCGGCTTCACCGACCCCGACGGAACACCGTTCGAACTCGTCACCGGCGAGTCCGACATCGACCCGTGGGACGGCGGACCGGTCCCCGCGGAACACGGCGTTCGAGGGCTCCACAGCGTCACGATACACTCGAACGACCCGGCGGGGACCTTCCGGGCGCTCGAAACGATGGACTGGAGCCGGGTCGGTCGGGCCGACTACCCACAGGCCGGCGACCACGTCCGGTATCAGGCCCCCGGCGACAGGAAAGGCGCGAACTACGTCGACGTGCTCGTTCGCCCGAACGCGCCACAGGGAGTCCAAGGAACGGGAACCTTCCTGCACGTCGCCTTCGACACCGGCGAGAAGTGGGAGCAAAAGGAGTGGAGCGAGCGTTTCCGCGAGGCGGGCCTGATCACGACCTCGCGGAAGGACCGCGACTACTTCTGGTCGATGTACTTCACCGAGCCCGGCGGTGCGACTTTCGAGTTCGCGACCGAGGGCCCAGGAGTAACGCTCGACGAGAGCATCGACGCGCTCGGGTCGGAGCTCAAGGTGCCGGACTGGCTCGACGTCGACGTGAGCGAGATCGACGAACAGCTCCCCGACCTCACGACGGACTGACCGAGGCGACGGAGCAGGACCGCCCGGGACAACCTGCGCGGTCGCCAGCACGAACAGCTACTCTGCAACGCCGATTCGACGGAGAACGACGATGGAACCAGAACGAGCCACCCCGACGAGACGACCCACCGACGCCGACTACACGACCGAACCGGACGACGAGCTTCCCGTCGAGCTGACGACGCTCCCGTGGATCGACGTCCACAACCACGCACACACCCTCTCGTGGAACGACCGGGAGCGGTTCGCGCTGAGCGGCTGTCACGAGATGGTGATGATGGCCGCGGCGTACTACTGGACACCGTACAAGCCGGTCGCGCCCGAAGACGTTCGCTACCTCTGGGACGACGCGCTCAATCGGCTCGACCCGATCCGCCGGTCACACGTCTTCGATGCGAGTCTGGGTATCGGGATCCACACCGGCGCGCGCGTCGAGAACGTCGAGGAACTGCTCGACGTGATGCCCGACTACCTCGAACACGACGCGGTCCGGGCCGTCGGCGAGATCGGTATCACCGGGTCACAGCACGTGAGTCGGTGGGAGCTCGACGCACAGCGAACGGTGATGCGCGAGCAGTTGCAACTCGCCGCCGACTACGACCTCCCGGCCGTCGTCCACACGCCGCCGAACCTCGACAATGTGGACGTCCCCTACCGGGAGCGGGGGCCGATCCCCGGCTACGAACTGAACAGCGACCTCCAGCAGGAGTCGGTCATCGAAGCCGCGGACACGAAACGCGCTGCGACGGAGCTGGACGTCGAACTCGCCGAGGAGGCGGGTCTCCCCGACGAGCAGCTGGTGCTCTCCCACGCCGACCGTGACATCGCCCCGTTCGTGCTCGAGAACACCGACGCGTACCTGAGCTTCACGATCAGCTATCCCTGGCTGCTCGGGACCACGGCACGGGACGTCGCGGCCGTTATCGACGAGTACGGGCCGGACCGCGTCATGATGGAGACCGACAGCGCGGGCATCCTCCGAAGCGACGTCTTCTCGTTCAGACGGGCGATCTTCGACCTCTATCGGCTGGGCATCGAGGTCGAGACGATCCGCGAGGTCGTCTACGAGAACCCCCGTCGCGTGCTGAGCTGACACGGTCGGGGTCGGTCTCGACCGTCGGGGATGACGAGTTCCTGAGACAGTCTCTCGTCGACCGGTGGACCGGATCGAACGGGGTTCCCGCCGGATCAGAACGCTTTTACTGAGCAGTAAAATAAAGGGTGGTATGGTAGACGTCGCAATCGTCGGTGGCGGCCCCGCCGGCCTCAGCGCAGCACTGTTCGCCCAGAAGAACGGCCTCGAAACCGCCGTCTTCGATACCGACCAGACGTGGATGCACAAGGCCCACCTCTTCAACTACCCCGGCGTCGGCTCCATCGACGGGACGGACTACATGGAGGTCCTCCGGACCCAGGTCGACGACTTCGGTGTCGAGCGCCACCAGGGAGCCGAGGTCACCGCCGTCGAATCGACCGACGACGGCTTCACGGTCACGGCCGACGAGGAGTACGAGGCGAACTACGTGATCCTCGCGACGGGCGCGAAGCGCGACCTCGCCGAGGATCTGGGCTGTGCGTTCACCGACGAGGGCGCGGTGGACGTGGACGTGACGACCGAGACGAGCGTCGAGGACGCCTACGCGACGGGCGCGATGGTCCGCGCCGAGGAGTGGCAGGCGGTCATCGCCGCCGGCGACGGTGCCGCGGCGGCGCTCAACATCCTCACGAAGGAGAAGGGCGAGCACTACCACGACTTCAACGTACCCGCCGACGCCGAGGAGGTCTTCGGCGCGATGGCCGACGACGACTGAGACGGCGACCGCGGTCGCGACGGTGGAGCGTCGGTCTGGCTTCCGACCGAACTCCGACTTCGAGCCGATTTTCAGACGCTGAAGATCCGGGAAACCGATTTCACCCGTTCGAAGCAGCACTCGTGTAGAGCCTCCGACCGTCCGTCGGGGCTCCGTTCGGGAGACCCCGCTTCCCTGGCATCACTTTTATTACACATCTGTCTCCAATTTTCCTCAATGGATGCCTCGACTTCATCCAAGCTATCAATGATGGCGATCGATACCACCGACCTGACGAAACGCTACGGAAGCACGCTCGCCGTCGACTCCCTCTCGCTCTCGGTACCGGCGGGAACCGTCTACGGGTTCCTCGGTCCGAACGGGGCGGGGAAGACCACCACGATGCGGATGCTCACGGGGCTCACGCACCCCTCCAGCGGGACCGGGACCATCGCGGCCGCCCCGATCACCGACCGCGACCGGCTCCGTCCCCACATTGGCTATCTCCCCGAGGAGCCGCCGCTCTACGAGGAGGCGACCGCCGAGGAGCAGCTCGACTACGTCGCCGGGCTCCGCGACCTCCCCACCGACGCGGCACACGAACGGATCGATCGCCTCCTCGCGGACCTCGATCTCGCGGCCGACGCCGGCACGCGCATCTCGGAGTACTCGAAGGGGATGCGCCAGAAGGTCGCCTACATCCAGGCCGTCCTCCACGACCCCGACGTGGTCTTCCTCGACGAACCAACGTCGGGGCTGGACCCACGTGCCGCCCGGACGCTCCGCGAGATGATCGCCGACCTCGCCGACGGCGGAACGACGGTCTTCCTCTCGACACACATCCTGCCGGTCGTCGAGGCGGTCGCCGATACGGTGGGCATCCTCTACGACGGCCGGCTCGTCGCCGAGGACACGCCGGACGCCCTGACGAACCGTGCCGAAGCCGGCGAAACCGGCAGCCTCGAGGACGCCTTCCTCGAACTCACAACCGATACACCCGCCCGAGGCCGGGAGGCCACCGATGGCTGAGTCGGGGTGGGCGCGCCACGCGCTCGGTATCGGGCTGTTCGAGTTTCGGCGCTCGGTGCGCGCGATCCGGCGTGACAAAGCCCGGCTCGGGATGACGGCCCTCCCCGTGGTGGGGCCGCCGGCGATCCTGACCGCGCTTCTCGCGCTGTTCGCGAGCGAGATCCGAGGTATCGGGCCGCTC
Encoded proteins:
- a CDS encoding RNA-guided endonuclease InsQ/TnpB family protein, producing the protein MPTRTIRTFEATILNQRQVRDDLDQLGWAASKLWNVGRYYAQGMWDDTGEIPDDGELKRELKGHERYTDLHSQSSQRVLEELAEAFNGWFAKRRNGDDRARPPGYRKHGDSHPRSTVSFKAAGFKHDAQYQRVRLSKGRNLKEHRSDFVLCEYKTRPDVDLTEWDIQQVRAVHKRGEWRLQFVCRTTIDPQPPGDEVAGIDLGICNFAAVSFGGDSLLYPGGALKEDEYYFAKKRAECDDSFSREARRLDQKRTDRRTHFLHTLSKEIVAKCVEREVGTIVVGDLGGIREDENGDPTNWGDHGNMDLHGWAFDRFTTMLDYKAEAEGIEVETVSERDTSKSCSVCGRCDDSQRVERGLYVCDECGLVANADTNGAENIRQKVLPNLATDGGDRDNGWLAQPATRLFSRTRGAFFPRSEAGCEP
- a CDS encoding TetR/AcrR family transcriptional regulator, encoding MTPDSERGTATDTERAIMEATFRALSKHGYVDLRLRDIGDEFEMTRQLIHYYYDGKHDLISAFLEYVIEQYEGSVAVDESDDLWAELDARIDQCLFGPEFASDFDHWDRMRVYHELFSQAQNDDQHREIFNRHYTKIRRSITRVIERGIEQGVFRDVDPENTAQFITDAIHAARGRRISLGHDEAPEQIRRALDEFVISSLAPPGEEPEFKRARSTARN
- a CDS encoding VOC family protein, whose product is MGEISRLHHVTAFASDPQRNLDFFTEVIGLRFIKRTVRFDIPEEIYHLYYGDEAGTAGSIVTYFPVTDMNEGLVGKGQISAAGLVIPEDSVEYWIDRFEEHDVEHTVEERFGETAIGFTDPDGTPFELVTGESDIDPWDGGPVPAEHGVRGLHSVTIHSNDPAGTFRALETMDWSRVGRADYPQAGDHVRYQAPGDRKGANYVDVLVRPNAPQGVQGTGTFLHVAFDTGEKWEQKEWSERFREAGLITTSRKDRDYFWSMYFTEPGGATFEFATEGPGVTLDESIDALGSELKVPDWLDVDVSEIDEQLPDLTTD
- a CDS encoding ferritin-like domain-containing protein; protein product: MNLPPSLRPSSANTDRRQFVKLALGTAATAVALPTMSGVAAAHFPDQLDIDVEPGSERNRVGTGEDGRTTVAVRATTFTDRDGERVTFDPTERAVRYRFGTTDLLANGGGVRPVDDGVVENVDGDGTDDLVLTFPTDGAGFTGDETSASLYWERDESGEHGYAGSDTVELPDDTSPSDIDVLNYALSLEHLEHAFYRDALASSGGRFSEREVERSEVAQYFARPTLRYSTYQQFEAIRDHEKAHVEALTTTIDDLGGTPVREAEYEFGYGTVPAFVATAARLEDIGVSAYAGAAPHLSDPDVLSAALSIHSVEARHASYFDTLNLRRAAPDAFDTARSMAQVVPLAKQFVASE
- a CDS encoding fumarylacetoacetate hydrolase family protein; this encodes MRIGRFGADDDAAWVGVVDGETVYNVPEAAAEIGVDLPGGTVDLLSTWGWREKVELAVEYAAETGEATYDLDSLDRHAPITDPAKVICVGLNYADHADEGGFEAPDAPVLFSKFPTALTGPGAAIEWDPTLTEAVDYEGELVAVIGDRARNVDPENALDHLAGYTVGNDVSARDLQMADEQWVRGKSLDTFGPIGPDIVTPDEIPDLGDLDVWTEVNGERLQASNTRHLIFGIDELVSFCSRAFTLEPGDVIYTGTPDGVGYFRDPQVLLEDGDSVTVGVEGVGELHNHCHSDQ
- a CDS encoding DUF3267 domain-containing protein — translated: MSTVQARPVPERDASTLLREITLSRVVALQLAFVGTLGFVLSLGVFGRVFELVTGQSLVSVNQFVSVGAVSGLLGTLVVVVLAVVIVLPHELLHGLAISYYGGKPRYGVGLAHFLLPYAYATADHRFTRNQFVVVALAPLVGLTVLGVALMAAFEWSWLIVPLAANAGGAVGDCWMVLTVLGYPAHTRIEDGTTGLRILGTRTDSSQGHWLTTALWSVAIGTAVVPIGVYLVGPFALLALGIESLTVGWPGTVTLLFESTATPMSYSFSVGPGSFLLGAILGAVYALVRSR